A genomic stretch from Sceloporus undulatus isolate JIND9_A2432 ecotype Alabama chromosome 5, SceUnd_v1.1, whole genome shotgun sequence includes:
- the IL15RA gene encoding interleukin-15 receptor subunit alpha, whose protein sequence is MASSWGLRCLLLLCSGSSLLSSAAAASSAASSWEEGKCGTPKLVENAQILKSSNPIMLRYSCVKNYKRKAGTSSLSVCKEDGQWTEPNIACIRDPTLPTSRTESMRTEAKTSTPAAPKMTDVSPSLGSTQPYGSTATSPPALHTSSAWLGTAKPSPDRPTMMRTTMKVSRCTSPHTVTKRITLPQRTTTPVLQARTSETPKAGNGSTTAPPETSAPWKQTGSVITIGLPILAFLFLILLFFCYRRRRSSQRAADLPLPEESPMTDMASIDPDDPGSSNEGDPVLPSNSAISTG, encoded by the exons ATGGCTTCTTCTTGGGGGctccgctgccttctcctcctttgctccGGATCCTCCCTGCTCTCCTCTGCAGCTGCTGCTTCTTCAGCTGCTTCTTCCTGGGAGGAGG GAAAATGTGGCACACCCAAGCTGGTAGAAAATGCTCAGATTCTCAAAAGCAGCAACCCCATCATGCTGCGGTACTCCTGCGTAAAGAATTACAAACGGAAAGCAGGCACATCCAGCCTCAGTGTTTGCAAGGAGGATGGTCAATGGACCGAACCAAACATTGCCTGTATTA GAGACCCAACACTACCTACGTCAAGAACTGAAAGCATGAGGACAG AAGCCAAGACTTCCACTCCAGCAGCACCCAAGATGACTGACGTAAGCCCATCTCTAGGCTCCACACAGCCCTATGGAAGCACAGCCACCTCTCCACCAGCCTTGCACACTTCCAGCGCATGGCTAGGGACTGCCAAGCCATCGCCAGATAGGCCCACCATGATGAGAACCACCATGAAGGTTAGCAGAtgcacctctccccatacagtcacCAAAAGGATAACACTACCCCAAAGAACTACTACTCCAGTCTTGCAAGCCAGGACTTCTGAGACCCCTAAGGCAGGAAATGGATCCACGACTGCGCCACCTGAGACGAGCGCTCCGTGGAAACAAACAG gttctGTCATCACGATTGGACTACCTATACTAG CGTTTCTGTTCCTCATCCTGTTATTCTTCTGTTACCGAAGGCGAAG GTCTTCTCAGAGAGCAGCGGATCTTCCCCTTCCAGAAGAAAGTCCAATGACCGACATGGCATCCATTGATCCCGATGATCCAGGATCCTCCAACGAAGGCGATCCAGTCCTACCATCAAACTCTGCTATTTCCACTGGTTGA